A region from the Halosolutus gelatinilyticus genome encodes:
- a CDS encoding class I SAM-dependent methyltransferase has product MATPHTPAATETAQEFYGRWARLYDLIARRTPGIPRLRERAAAACRLDRGDTVVEMGCGTGANLPYLRDRVGPEGAVVGIDFTRPVLDRAREVTAAYDNVHVVRGDATRPPIGRDGEVSDDVPGDVDAILATFVVGMLDDPTGAVDDWCDFVGPGGHVVLANAASSAEWYAPPVNATFRGIVVLSTPPTTKLRYENDPTRRLDEKIGDAHARLRERSDAIADERHVFGVVRLTGGRIG; this is encoded by the coding sequence ATGGCCACCCCGCACACGCCCGCCGCGACCGAGACGGCACAGGAATTCTACGGCCGCTGGGCGCGGCTGTACGACCTGATCGCCCGCCGAACGCCGGGAATCCCCCGACTTCGCGAGCGGGCGGCCGCCGCCTGCCGCCTCGATCGGGGCGACACCGTCGTCGAGATGGGCTGCGGGACGGGCGCGAACCTGCCCTACCTTCGCGACCGGGTCGGTCCCGAGGGCGCCGTCGTCGGGATCGACTTCACGCGACCGGTGCTCGATCGAGCCCGGGAGGTGACCGCCGCGTATGATAACGTCCACGTCGTCCGCGGGGACGCGACGCGGCCGCCGATCGGTCGAGACGGCGAGGTTTCGGACGACGTACCGGGAGACGTCGACGCGATCCTCGCCACGTTCGTCGTCGGGATGCTCGACGATCCGACGGGTGCGGTCGACGACTGGTGCGACTTCGTCGGCCCCGGCGGACACGTCGTGCTCGCGAACGCCGCCAGTAGCGCCGAGTGGTACGCGCCGCCGGTCAACGCCACCTTCCGCGGGATCGTCGTCCTCTCGACGCCGCCCACGACGAAACTGCGGTACGAGAACGATCCGACCCGACGCCTCGACGAGAAGATCGGCGACGCCCACGCCCGGCTTCGCGAGCGATCGGACGCGATCGCGGACGAGCGACACGTCTTCGGCGTCGTACGACTGACCGGCGGTCGGATCGGGTAG
- a CDS encoding DUF7001 family protein, protein MVERVICYRAPTTVADVDAIADWLAERVDATVETRERFLDVHRTDGLAERFAEARVRSPYDRDTGNAMLGTIRYEERALENPEREGGVLYDGVGIQRALNAALPAAERGLETLHVAVLDRAIGTWGDHDGRWHKRVNVLGQPAIVSVPGLYEAPAKPEEYYKEKQRHALLSGDTPPREVLENRVDGEFLIEDDPRTTDALCGYVLQAYDVLETGEAFCDREGCRLYNAHYHEGLIEAQLRDPEFCDEHDRLYGTA, encoded by the coding sequence ATGGTCGAACGCGTTATCTGCTATCGGGCGCCCACCACCGTCGCCGACGTCGACGCGATCGCCGACTGGCTCGCGGAACGGGTCGACGCGACGGTCGAAACCCGGGAGCGATTCCTCGACGTCCACCGCACGGACGGCCTCGCGGAGCGGTTCGCCGAGGCGCGCGTGCGCTCACCCTACGATCGCGACACGGGCAACGCGATGCTCGGGACGATCCGGTACGAGGAGCGCGCCCTCGAGAATCCCGAGCGCGAAGGGGGCGTCCTCTACGACGGCGTGGGGATCCAGCGGGCGCTCAACGCCGCGCTTCCCGCCGCGGAACGGGGGCTCGAGACGCTGCACGTGGCGGTTCTCGATCGGGCGATCGGAACCTGGGGCGACCACGACGGCCGCTGGCACAAACGTGTGAACGTCCTCGGGCAACCGGCGATCGTCTCGGTGCCCGGCCTCTACGAGGCGCCGGCGAAGCCGGAAGAGTATTACAAGGAGAAGCAACGACACGCCCTGCTCTCGGGCGATACGCCGCCGCGGGAAGTCCTCGAGAACCGGGTGGACGGAGAGTTCCTGATCGAGGACGACCCGCGGACGACCGACGCGCTGTGCGGGTACGTCCTGCAGGCCTACGACGTCCTCGAAACGGGCGAGGCGTTCTGCGATCGCGAGGGGTGTCGGCTCTACAACGCCCACTACCACGAGGGCCTGATCGAGGCCCAGCTTCGCGATCCGGAGTTCTGCGACGAGCACGATCGGCTGTACGGGACGGCGTGA